Part of the Pseudarthrobacter sp. L1SW genome, CCTGCACGCGTTGCTGGAAGCGGGACGGACAGTGCGGACCAAATCGGACCTGGTGCGGCGGCTGCGGGACGAGGATTACGACGTCGGCAGTTACATCAGCGAGGCGGACGAACGGTCCGTCGAGGTGCACATGGGCAACCTGCGCAAGAAGCTGGGCGACTCGCCCCAGAAGCCACGCTGGCTGCAGACAGTCCGGGGAGTGGGCTACCGGCTGGCGCCGGAAGCGAACTGAGCCTGCAGGCGGTGCGTCGTTTGCCCGCTGCAGTGGTTGATAGGCCTGAGGAAGGCCACGGCCAACTGGGGCAGGAGGACGGCCACGTCAGCCTTGCGGGCCTCGGTGCGTATTTCCACTTCCAGTTCCGTGGCCAGGCCGGCCAGCCGCTCCGCACCCACCATCTGGCTGGAGGTCTTCAGGCTCAGGACCGCGTCCACTGAACCTTCCAGGTCTCCGGTGGTCAGCGCGAGGCGGAGCCGCCCGATCCGTTGCGGCAAGTACTCGATGAAGTTCCCCACGAAGACCCTGCAGTACCCCTCGTCCTCCTCGAGTTCTTCCCGGAGCCGGTCCAGGACGGATTGGTCCACCAGGGGCCGGGGGGCATCATCGGCGGCGCTCATGGCGGTCCTTTCGGTGGGTGCGGTCCATTCCTGGAGGGGGCATTTATGTGGGGCATGGATGTCACTTCAGGTTAGGTCTGTTGCTTTGGTGGAGAAGGTTTCCCGGCGAGAATTGTGGGTTTCTTGATGGGACTGGATGCCTGCGCCGGGGGAACCATTCCAGTCCGCCGGGGCGGCCTCCGGGGGGGGGGCCAAAGCCCAAAGCGGCGCTGAACACCCTGTGGGGTCAGCGGCGGGTTTCCAGGAACTGCACCAGCTCGGCTTCCAGGGCCGAGCTGTCCTTGAGCTCGCACTCCCACACCGTCAGGACGTCCCAGCCGGCATCCTCCAGCAGCCGGCGCTGGCTGGCGTCCCGGTCTCGGGTCCGTGTGCGTTTGGCAGCCCAGAATTCGGCGTTGGCCTTCGGCGCATGCTGCCCCACCCGGCAGTCATGGAAGTGCCAGAAGCAGCCGTTGATGAAGATGACTTTGCGGCGTCCGGCGAAGACCAGGTCCGGGTTGCCGGGCAGGCGGGTGCTGCCGGAGCGGCCGTGCAGCCGGTACCGGTAGCCCTTGGCATGGAGAAGCCTGCGCACCAGCAGCTCGGGCTTGGTGTTCTTGCCCCGGATCCGGGACATGTTCCAGCTGCGCTGTTCAGGGGTGAGCCTGTCCGCCATGCCCTCAGTCCGCCAGTGCCCTCAGTCCGCCACGCACTCCGTCCAGGAGCTCCTAGATTTCCCGCTCGGGCTGTTCGCCGAACTGGAAGTGCCGGCCGCTGACGGACGTAGGTTCGATTTCCACGTAGAAGTCCTTCAGGGTGGGGACCCAGGTTTTCAGGCCCAGTTCCTCCACGGCCGCCAGTTCCGCGGAGTTGCTGATCACGCGTGCCTTCCCGCGCAGCACCACGGACCAGGCCTCCTCGGAGAGGATGCCGTCCGTTTCGAAGAGGACAGCGGAGTTGATGGTGAGCTGGGCAAGCTTGTTGCCCGGCGCCGTCCTCAGATAGAGCTTCCGGGCGGACGTGACGTAGTTGACCGGGAAGATGTCAGGTTCACCGGCGACCGACACCACGAGCCGTCCGTGCTTGGTGCCCTCCAACAGGCGCCAGGACTGCTCGTCATTGAGTTCCAGTACGGGTTGTCCATCTGCATGTTCAAACATC contains:
- a CDS encoding very short patch repair endonuclease, with the protein product MADRLTPEQRSWNMSRIRGKNTKPELLVRRLLHAKGYRYRLHGRSGSTRLPGNPDLVFAGRRKVIFINGCFWHFHDCRVGQHAPKANAEFWAAKRTRTRDRDASQRRLLEDAGWDVLTVWECELKDSSALEAELVQFLETRR
- a CDS encoding Hpt domain-containing protein yields the protein MSAADDAPRPLVDQSVLDRLREELEEDEGYCRVFVGNFIEYLPQRIGRLRLALTTGDLEGSVDAVLSLKTSSQMVGAERLAGLATELEVEIRTEARKADVAVLLPQLAVAFLRPINHCSGQTTHRLQAQFASGASR
- a CDS encoding pyridoxamine 5'-phosphate oxidase family protein gives rise to the protein MMFEHADGQPVLELNDEQSWRLLEGTKHGRLVVSVAGEPDIFPVNYVTSARKLYLRTAPGNKLAQLTINSAVLFETDGILSEEAWSVVLRGKARVISNSAELAAVEELGLKTWVPTLKDFYVEIEPTSVSGRHFQFGEQPEREI